The Sorex araneus isolate mSorAra2 chromosome X, mSorAra2.pri, whole genome shotgun sequence DNA segment GTACCTCCTCCGTGTGTCTCTGCATTAAATGACTGTCCCTTGGTAGCCggctgcctctctgtctctcaccaGGGACACGTCCCCCGGGCTGGCACCTGACGACACCACTGACTGTTTCCTGGGCCTCCTCGAGGGTTGGCAGCTTCTCATTGGTCCCTgggggcagacacacacacacacacacacacacacacagagacacatagagacacacacatacagacacacacagatacacatacacacagatacacatacatacacataagacacagacacaccacacacatatacagacacacacacagacacactcagacacacacatacagacacactcagacacacacagggacacacacagacacacacagatacacacagggacacagacacacacacacacacacacacacacacctgtaggACGTGCCCCTGTCAGAGTCAGGCAAATGGGAATTTCTGCAGGGAAGAATCTTGGCATCCAAATTGTCTCCACCCTCCTGAAGGTCTGGGCACTGCACTGTTCCAGGTGCTTCTAGATGGTTCTAGATTATTCTAGGTGGCTCCAGACGATTCTAGATTATTAGATAGTTCTAGACTGTTCTAGGTCACTCTAGGTAGTTTCAGGCTGCCCCAGGGCCGCAGGGAAACCAAACCTGGGCTTGCCCCTGGGTCACTGTACCAGAGAAGCGAAGATTTCGACTCAGTCTCTGGAGCCCGAATGGTTTCCTGAGCTCATGGCAGAAGCTCGAGATGCTTCCTGAACTCCGCGCCCtctggcccgccccgccccccgctgcccgTGCCCGCAGAGCATTCTCCAGAAGACCCGCATGTGGGCAGCGGGCGAGGACGGTGCCCGGAACACAGACCCGAGGGCAGCCGGGCTCCTGCAGGGCGAGTCTCCGTGACCTGGGCCAAGGGTGCTGCGTGCACGGCCCTGAGCCGGAGGAGGAACAGGGGCCTGGAGGGCgcggggggctcagggctgagccTAGTGACCATCGCCGTGCTCTGTGGCTCACTGTGTCCGACCCATGTCCACTCCACAGGGCGCCTGGCCAGGCAGGACGGTGCGTTCCCACTGTCAGCTCCCCACGTGGGCTTCCCTCGTGGCTGGGCAGCGTCTGCCAGCCTGGCGGTGAGGACGGGCCAGGGGGGGTGTCGGAACGCGAAGGCAACAGGTGACAGAAGCAGGAGCTGGGGAAGCCTCCTCCCAGCGGGTCCAGCCGGCATTGCTATGGCAACCAGAGCCCCGCCCTCCGCGCCTGGATTGGGAGACAGCGCCATCTAGGGGCGCCGGTGGGCACCACCCGCGGCTCTGCGGGCTGCGGACCCCCAAGCATCCTCTGTGCTTTGACCCCGCGAGCACAGGGCCCTGGGGGCAGCTGGTGGAcggcagggctccagggaggcCGTGggatgcccctcccccctccgcagTCTCGGCTACCTCCGCTGTGTCCATCCCCACAGTTCTGTGGTCACGAGGCCGAGGGTGGGAGGACCAGGCACTCTGGACCCGCCTTGTGGGGGCCCCAGCTGCCCTGGACCTGATGGACTCTGGCGAGGGGCCGTGCACGGGCCAGAGGTGCGGCCCCCAGAGCAGGGAGGTGGCCTCTGCAGGCGGGAGTGCGGAGGGGGCTCACTGGCCCCCGGCCCATGTGCCCAGCACCCTCGCAGCCCCCCTGCAGCTGACACCGCCTCTGTCCAGGCGGGGAAGGCGGGGAAGGCAGCCCCCTCCTCGGCCGTGTGAGAGGCGCCTCCCAGGGTCCCCCACGGCGGGGCGCTCAgagccgcctcccccccccctggTCTGCACCCCAACAGGCGCCGGGGAGCCAGTTCTCTACAGCCAGCGGCTGCGTCTACACCACACTCAGAGCAGGCGAGGCCATGGGGGCAAACCAGAACCGGGTGTGGCACCGTCCCCTCGCCCCTCGCTCGCCACCAGGGGCTGTGACCAGCGTCTCACGGGCAGGGGACCCAGAGGCCAAGGTGGCCGGAGGGGGTGGACACACAGAGGGGACAGTGGTGACGTGCATGGACGGCAGGACGGGGGGCCTGGGCAGGCAGAGGGCATCGAGGTCGGGCTGGCCGTGGGCGTGCCGGGAGCCATGCCCTTTCTGGAGCGGGCAACGCCTTCCTTGCTGGCGGGCGTGGGGACAGCCCTGTCCTGGGCCCACCCGGACTTGTCCACACCAGCGGAGCAGGACTTGGGGCTGCACCCCATTACCTGGTGGGGGAAGAGGGGCTTGACTCAGGCAGAGGCCGCTCTCCTACACGCCACGGGTCTCTGTGGGAGGGACAAAAGGGGGGCGGGGACCTCCCCGGCCTCGCCTGGGACCCCCCGGCCTCGCCTTCTCTGAGTGTGGTGTAGACGCAGCCGCTTGGGCACCCCACACGGCTCcggagcaccaccgggaatgagtccgagcacaaagccaggagggagccctggtcCCACCCCCCTTGCCCGCTGCTGACAGGCGGGGACTGTCCCTGGCCTGCGCCCCCTTCCGCTTGCACCCGCCTCTCAGCACGGAGCCGGCTCGCACCACGCCCGCTGCTCAGAGGAGCCGGGCGGGGCCCGGCCCAGGGCCCACGGGGCATGCTCTCGGGTGCAGAGCCCATCCCCgtgtcccccactcccagcctgcacccacccccacctggcagCTGAGCCTGCTGCAGCCTGAGAAGCCGGTTGGCACAGACCGGCAGGCAGAACCCCCGTTGGCGCTGAAGGGCTCAAACCTCATCAAGTTCCTGCCTCTTGCTCCTGAGCAGGCATGGAGGGTGCTTTGAACTCACTCGGGAACCTTTCGTGCTCTGGGGGAAAGTCTAAGGATTTCCTCTACACATGGGGGCTGATTTGCTTCCCGAGGTCCTGCTGCTGCGAGCCTGGgcagggggggtggtggggggatggcgGGGGCAGCAGGGCAGTGTGGGTGCGGGGCAGGTGTCTCCAGCTCCTGCCCCACCAAGGCCCGGTAGCCCCTGCAGGAGCCTCAGTGGGCGGGGCGGGTCCCACACCCTGTTCTCGAGGTTCCCGCGTGGGAGGGGACTCGCTCTCCAGGGAAGGGAAGTCGAGGCCAGAGCGATGCTCCAGCGGGCAGGATGCTGGCCTTGGTGCGGCCTCCCgcacggcccccagcccctccgggagtgacccctgctgcagagctgagcacagctgggtgtggcccccaaacaaaccagagTCCTGGTTCCCCGGGTCATTGCAGCCTCACAAGCAGGTTTCGGGGGGCCGAGGCGGAGATCTCTTATTaaaggggctggcgggggggacGGCAGTGCAGGAGAAAGCTCTTCCCTGCACGTGGCTGCTTCCGGCGGGCCCAGTTTGTCTCCGACATCGcatgtggccctgagcacagagccaggagtagcctgagcactgccgagtgtggctcCACGCTCCCCTCTCTGGAaaacggcttttttttttttcaaatgtaggagaaaaagaaattcatcCAAGAGAGGGCAGGAGTGACGAGAGCGGGAGGCGGCTCGTCTCGCATGCGGCTGGTCCAGGCCAGAGAGCCAGGTGatcccgagcaccaacaggagcaattcctgagcgcagagcctggagtgagccctgcatcaccaggtgtggcccaaaggaaacaaaaacaaaaactcatccAAAAGAGGAGACCCgcagtgcctgtgtgtgtgtgtgtgtgtgtgtgtctgtgtgtgtgtctgtgtgtgtgtgtgtgtgtgtgtgtgatgggggttTCTCAATCTCTCACCAGGAATCATCTGGGCAGGGCGGTGCCCTCGGCAGGGGGTCAGGAAGGGCGAAACTCCGGGGCACTTCCTTCATGTTCTTTCCGCTGTCCCCGCCTCGGGGGCCCTGAGTTGGGGCCGTCCAGAGCTGCCCTTCAGGGCTGTCTGGCTTCCCAGGCCCCACACGCTGCCTCGCCTCCGAGGCTTTACATACGTGTAATGTGGATCGTGTAAAACAAGCGCACGAATAAGAGCTGTTTCCATTCCAACGGCGAAGAAAACTGCAGGTTCCAAACACCAAGTTTACTATCGGCAGAGGGAACAGTGGTTCCTGCATTACAGTCCCTGAGCTCCGGCCCTGCTTCCAAGCGGGCAGCTGGACACAGGAGGCTCCGCCCAAGCACCATAGtcgggggccctgggggaggccgCCCGTGGGAGACCCGGGTTGGACCTAGCACCACTGAACACCACCGGGCGGCCGGAATCCCAGCCAAAAGGGAGGCAGAGCAGCCCCTGTGCCCGCCGGCCGAGTCCTGCCTGCGTGGACGCACCCACCCGTCAAGCCTCCCGGGCACGAAGCACAGACCAGCGTCCAGGGACGGAACCTGGACCCTCGCCTGGTCTCAGGCCTGCAGGGGCACCTGTGGGCCTGGGTCCCGGACACGATCCAGGACATCCTCTCCCACGGCCAAGCACTGACCGCTCGCCAGCGGGGGTCCCAGCTGGGGGCCCTTCTTGTACTTGCACAGGAAGGCCTCGGTCTTGCCCAGGCTCACGGGAAACTGCTCCACCAGAATCAAGGACCCCTCCTCCCCGCAGACCACGCCCCCAGGAGGTGGCTCTGCTCTGGCCACGCCCTCCACAGAGACCATGCCCCCAGGAAGTGGCTCTGCCCTGGCCACACCCTCTCCACAGACCATGCCCCCAGGAGGTGGCTCTTTCCTGGCCACGCCCACCTCTGTCCTCTCTGTGTCGGGCTCTGTCTCTGCCCTGGCCACTGAGTGCATTGCTGGTCCATGCTCGTCCGCGGGTCCTGCTCCAGGGGACAGTGTGGTGCTGCTCTTGTTCCAGCCGCTGAGGCATCCCTGGGGGTCTTCACTGAGTAGCAGTACGAGGGTCCCGCCGACTCGAAGGACCCTGTGGGGACGGTGACAGTCGAGTCTCCTGcttcccagagagcagagccccgCGTGGGAGACGGCAGGTTCACCTGACGTGTCCTGGCACCTGTCTGCACACAGATGCCGTGTCCCCATCACGAGGCCTCCCCAACTCAGGTTCTGCCTCCGCAAGCACCTGGGGAAGGCAGGCACCAGGGGAGACCCAGGGAGAGACTGTGAGCCCCGAGCCCAGGCTGGGAGCAGGTGAAGATGCAGCAACAGTGCAGGGGGCCaagggggggccctgggggccctggggtggtgCGGAGATGCTGCACTGGGACCCAGGGCTGGTGCCgacaggaggggcaggggaggcggTGCCTGGTGACGAGGGCTGGCCTTGTCCCAGGGAAGGCACTGCGCACCCACATGCCACAGGAGGTCAGAGAGCAAGCACTGCCCCGTCAGCTCACAGGGCGCCCACCGACATCTGTGGCTGGCCTGAGCTCAGTTCCCGGAAACACCCAGAAAGGGCTCCTGAGAGAGGGccgcccacagggcagaaaaCCAGGGGCTCCCGCTCGGAGACAGGGTCAGGCCTGCATGGGGGGCTGTGTGTCAGGGTCTAGGAAGGGACACTCAGGGTCTGGTAAGGGACACGTGGGGTCTAGGAAGGGACATGCGGGGTCTAGGAAGGGACACTTGGGGTCTAGGAAGGGACACTCGGGGTCTAGGTCAGGCATATTCGGGGTCTAGGAAGGGACACGCGGGGTCTAGGAAGGGACACGCAGGGACTGTGTGTGTCAGGACACTCGGGGCCTAGGAAGGGACACTCGGGGCCTAGGAAGGGACACTCGGGGCCTAGGAAGGGACACGCGGGGACTGTGTGTGTCAGGACACGCGGGGGCTGTCAGGGACGCGCAGATCTGCTCCTTGCAGAAGTGACACACGGGGGTTCCTAGTGGTTGTCCTTGAGTCCCGTGTTCATGAGGGCACACTGCGACCCCACGCGCCCTGTTCCCCGCTACAGCCCTGCCGAGACGCGATGCCCCACGGCTCCCAAAGACCCCGGGCCTCGCCCCTACGGCTGCCGCCCCAGGCGAGCCCGCGTCCCAGAACGCAACAGGCAGCTCGGGCAGCAGCAGCCGCACCTGCTCAGGGCGGCGCTCAGCGGGCAGCGGCCCTGGGGTCACTGtggctcacccccccccccgcatccccgAGAGCTCTCGTACCCCACGCGGGCGCGCACGCCCAGCACCCCCGGCGGGCTCTGTGGCCAGTGCTGGGCCCACGAGGCCTGACCCTCCGGGGTGGGGGCCCCCCACACGCCACACTCCGAGAAGAGGCCAAAGCCCTCGGCGCGGAGCCGCCTCACCTCTGCATTTCCCGCAGCACGCGGCCGAGCCCCGCGCCCAGCCGGAACTTCTTCCCGAAGGGAACGTCGGAAATCACGGCGTCGACGCTTCCTGACGGCCACGGCAGCCCTGAAACAGGCCGGAGACGCCGCACTGACCCGCGTGCTGTCCGGGCCCACCCCAAACCCCctacaggggtgggggtgctgctccTGGGAAGGACGGGGTCCGAGAGGACTCGCGGGTCACTCTGGGACACAGAGAAGCTCTGACCCTCACGGGAAATGTCAGGCCTAGAACAGGGCGCGACGGGCAAGTGGCCAGACAGGAGGGAGGCCCTGCACGTGGACAGTGTCCCCAGGACTGCCCTTCACGCGCACGGCCCTGCcgtgctcacactcacacacacacacactcacatacacacactcacatacacactcacacacacacacactcacatacacacactcacatacacactcacacacacacacactcacatacacacactcacacacactcacacacacactcacacacactcacacacactcacacacacactcacacacgtggGACTGtgcctcacacactcacacacactcacacacacactcacacgcacacacacactcacacacacacgggactgtgcctcacacactcacacacacactcacatacacacactcacacacactcacacacacactcacacgcacacacacactcacacacacacactcacacacgtggGACTGtgcctcacacactcacacacactcacacacacactcacacgcacacacacactcacacacacacgggactgtgcctcacacactcacacacacactcacacgcacacacacactcacacacacgggaCTGTgcctcacacacgcacacacacacactcacacgtacacacacactcacacacacacgggactgtgcctcacacacacacacacacacgcgcgcgggactgtgcctcacacacacacacactcgggactgtgcctcacacacacacacacacacactcacacacacacgcgggCCTGTGCGTGCTCGTCAGCTCTGAGGGGCTGAGCGGGGACCAGCCCACAGGCCCACAGTCTCGAGAGTGGCGACCCGTCAGGCGCTGGCTTCTTTATTCCTCTCCAGGCTCTTCTCAGCCGTCAGGGAGCCCCGGGACCCTGCTGGGGGCTTCCTTCCTGCAGGTGGACACGTAGGCAGGGGCCGGGCCCTGGACTTGGCAGGGTTGGGCTGACCAAAACCATCTTTATTACTTCAGACAGCACAAGTCTGATGGCTAGAGACGGAAGACCAGAAGCAAATGTCCTGCGGTTCAGGAAAGTCTAAccagcccctctctctcaccTGGAGAGGAGACGGGAGGGAGTTGgcggctgggccacacctgggagtcctcaggagtcacccctggaggtactcagggcaccCGACGTGCTGCCAGGAACTAAACCCAGGCTAGCCACGTGCGAGGCGAGTGCCCTGGCCACTGTGCTGGCGGCTTGGACGCTGTGCCAGGGCCAGCGAGGGCAGCCTCCTGCTGTGGTGAGGCCCCGGGCACCCCGTGGGGGCACCGTCCCTCTGCCACGCCTGTGACTCTGCAGCTGCGGCCAcgcgtgtgctccagccccgcatgctGTCCCCCTGCGGGAGGGAGTTTCGACTGGGGgaggcctggcccctggcccctcagCCGCTGGCCACCCTGTCCAGGAGCGGGCCCCGCTCCACACGGCCACGCAGGGCCCAGCCTCGCCCGGGCTGCCCCTGGGCTGCCCTGGAGCCCCAGCTCAGCACAGTGCGGCCGagggcccctcctgccccgccaCACGGCACAGGTGTCTCGGGGGAAGCCGCCAGCCCACTGCGGGTCACGCTGCAGGCCAGGAAGGGCCCCAGGAGTGTGGACAGCTGAGAGGCAGGTCCCGCCCCAGCTGGGGACAGAGGTGACCCGGGTCCCGAGCGTGTGGCTCTGGGAATAAGCCGGGCCCCGAGGGTGCTGGAAGTACCCGGGCTGAAGGCGTCGCTATCTGGGCTCAGACAAGTTCATTCATGGCCACGGGCACAGGGCAGGCCGCGGCCCCCACCTCAACACCAAGCCTTGACACGGACCTCGACACGGGACCTTAACAAGGGAACTTCAACAAGTGGTCCTCGACATGGGACCCTGCTATGGAACCTGGATATATAACCCGGAGGCCTTGACCCTGCCAGGGAACCTAGAAGCTAGATACATGCCGTGCCACAGAACCTAGGGCCTGGATATATAACCCAGGGGCCTTGACCCTGCCAGGGAACCTAGAAGCTAGATACATGCCGTGCCACAGAACCTAGGGCCTGGATATGTAACCCAGGGGCCTTGACCCGACCCTGCCATGGAATCCCAACTCGGAGATGCTGGGCCTGCAGGACCCCAGCTATATTTAcaccgtccgtctgtccgtctccCCAGACGCTTCCGTCTTGACGCCTTACCTGTGACGGAGGCTCGGAGGAGCTCCACCTTGTCCTGCAGGCCAGCAGCCCTCAGGTTATCGGAGGCTCCGAGCAGCTGCTTTTCGCTGACGTCGGTGCCCACGTAGTACACGTCCTGTGAAGAGGGAGCCCTGACTCTGGGCTGAGGAGCCGCCGAGGAGAGGAAACCCACCAGCATCTTCCCGAGCGACAGAACAAAATGAGCGTCTCTGATTTGGGTTAAGACAAATTcagaggctggagggacagcacagcggggagggtgttcaacctctggcaccccatatggtcccccagaccccgCCAGGTggatgctctgagcaccactgggtgtgaccgtccaaaccaaaaagaaaaaagttaaataaaaatgaaaaccccCAAATTACAGCACTTGTCAAAAATGATATCCAatggcaaaaagcaaaaagctttTCTTAAAAACCTGAAGCTGTTAATATTTCACAGCTACAGCTgctagcacagtggttgggcattcgcctttcacgcggccgaccccagttcgattcctccgcccctctcggagagcccggcaaactactgacagtatcgagcccgcgcggcagagcctggcaagctccccgtgcgtattggatatgccaaaaacagtaacaataagtctcacaatgagagacgttactggtgcccactcgaacaaattgatgagcaatgggatgacagtgacagtgacagtgacagctgccTAAGGAATTTGGGGATTAGACAGCCTTTAGGATTATGATTATCAcgaaatttttcacattttttctaaACCTATTATAGTAGTTTAAGAAACAAGACCGTGTGTCAGCCCTTCAGGCCCCTTTGGATGACAGTAGCATCGAGCCAGGCTTGGCGTGAGTGACCACCCCAACAGACGCGTGATGGacaatgaacacacacatacgGGAGCACCAGACCTCGAGGCACGCCCCACTGGACAGCTTACCGGCCACTCCTTGGCAGCttccaggaggattgtcccaagGCCACACATGGGGTCCAGGACGAAGGCCCCGGCCTGGAAGCAGAGACGCTGGTTTGGTATCCAGGGGCCAGTGTGGAAACCAAGTCAtggcccacctgccccccccaccaccactcatgTTCGGAGGCAGGTGCGCTGCTGGCTGGGCTGAGAAAGGAGGCACCGAGGAGAGGTCGCGTGCCCACAGTGGGGGCGGGGActcgggggctgggagggagttGTGTGCATCTCTAATGGGCCCGTCTCtaagcagagacagaggaaggcCCTAAAGGTCAGAGCAATTccgctgcagagatgcccccgGACCTTGCAATAGGCCACTCTCGCCGGCGACTCCAGACGGGAGTAGGCGCGCCatccccccgcctgccccctaggGACCCCAGCGGCtgccaccttccagaactcaacgAAATgccaaggtggggggggggcagtagcGGCAGATGCCAGGCTACTGGCATCAGGGGACACGGGAGGAGCCggtccctctcctccccgcccccaagggactctgagatgacacccacgAAATGCCCCCCGGCTATGTAAGCTCctacatggccatgatccagagacacacgaaTCTCAGAACCgggcagcttgctgcagagatctctccagaccctgcaaGAGCGGCCGCACGACACTATATTtgatccataacaagcaatacaaaacaaattctccAGCAtcgccttttcagcaggcttgagtggtggtggggacaTCCCAAGTAATAAGGGTGGGGctggtgtcgaaatactgaaataatcagagcagagagagaatacTGTGGAAATTGCccgccacacaggcaggggaggggttggggttgggCGGGGGtagaggggatactggggattttggtggtggaagatgtgcactggtggagggacgggtgtttggtcactgtatgaccatcactcaaacaggaaagctttgtaactgtctctcacGGAAATCCAACAACAACGGCAACAACGAAAGGCCAGAGCAGTTCCAGCAAACCGTCTGGGGGTCAGTAGCCGAGAGAGTGATGCGGGGTGCCCGAGTGAGAGGCCCATTGTGTCTCGACTAGGGTGTGTTCTGGATAACAAGGGGAAGCTCTGCGGGGAGAGCCCACTCCCCGCTCCTGTGCAGGGCCGGGCGGGACGGGCTCCTCTATCCGCAGATGCTGAGACCGACAGCAAGAGAGGAAACACAGTGGAGCCACCCCTGGGAGGGCACAGGGGCCTGGGCACGGCGTGTCCACTCTCAGGCTGGCCTGCCAAGGAGACCAGGGCCCCCCAACCCTGCAACCACCCAAAGACACCAGGCCCCCAGAGAGCCGGCACGGCCTGAGGTCAGGCGTGCCCCCGACGTGTCCGGGGGGTCCCACGCCAGCCGGGCGCCTCTGGCGGGGGGCTGACCTGTCCAGGATTCCAGGAGAGTCTCCTGGCTCGAGGGCAGAAAGGACGGAGCCACCTCAGGGCCACCTGCTGCCACCCCAGAACCCAGAAGCCCAGGTGGGTCGAAAGCCCCGTGAAGACACAACCCAccaggaagaggggggaggggaagctcaGGGACCCCGAGGGAACATCGGTGGGGCAGCCCCGTCACAGACGCCCCCTCCGCAGGGAGAACCAGAAACTGACAGTCACAAGTCAACCCAATTAGCAGAAACCGGAGGAGAAAAGAGGTTGGGAGCCATCGACAGTGCGGGGGGGCTGTGCAGCCAGCGGCAGTGACCCCCGCTCTCACCCCGAGAGATGGGACCAGGGTCGGCTGCCGTCTgtccccagagcacggccagcCCAGAGCCGTCGGGGAAATGCGAGGAACAGGAAGCCGTATTTACTATTAATGGCTCTTTAACCTTAATCAGTGTAATTAACATTCACCAGTGAGCGGTGGCTAATGATGTCAACTACTGATAGACACGGGCACACCCAAGTTCCCACTCCCTCGCCAAGGTGAAGAAAAGCCCAGAACAAGGGATGCACAAGACGCCTCCACGGCACCGGAGGCCACAGGAAGGGTCCGGGACACGGATGGGGGGACGGCCATCCGGTCTGCAGCAGGGGTAGAGCATGTAGTAGGGTGCAGAA contains these protein-coding regions:
- the THUMPD2 gene encoding THUMP domain-containing protein 2 isoform X1 encodes the protein MAAPGEAGPGGAGARFFCTAGRGLEPFVLREVRARLAATQVEYISGKVFFSTCCGLNMLKKLKSAERIFLLVRKRLPLARHRGKILRELQSLISDDPGSWLGAVSIWKNLLEADAEGEKVPLRHVKALKRKAGSGAATGAEKQRAEAWAAAGPQGQRDPAGAQGGVTFRVSCRCSGAVGRACTAQLLQEAGRVLGVALKKQFGWQADLRRPGVEIFVHLNDIYSVVGIPIFRAPLASRAYIQTAGLRSTVAWALASLADIQAGAFVLDPMCGLGTILLEAAKEWPDVYYVGTDVSEKQLLGASDNLRAAGLQDKVELLRASVTGLPWPSGSVDAVISDVPFGKKFRLGAGLGRVLREMQRVLRVGGTLVLLLSEDPQGCLSGWNKSSTTLSPGAGPADEHGPAMHSVARAETEPDTERTEVGVARKEPPPGGMVCGEGVARAEPLPGGMVSVEGVARAEPPPGGVVCGEEGSLILVEQFPVSLGKTEAFLCKYKKGPQLGPPLASGQCLAVGEDVLDRVRDPGPQVPLQA
- the THUMPD2 gene encoding THUMP domain-containing protein 2 isoform X2, translated to MAAPGEAGPGGAGARFFCTAGRGLEPFVLREVRARLAATQVEYISGKVFFSTCCGLNMLKKLKSAERIFLLVRKRLPLARHRGKILRELQSLISDDPGSWLGAVSIWKNLLEADAEGEKVPLRHVKALKRKAGSGAATGAEKQRAEAWAAAGPQGQRDPAGAQGGVTFRVSCRCSGAVGRACTAQEAGRVLGVALKKQFGWQADLRRPGVEIFVHLNDIYSVVGIPIFRAPLASRAYIQTAGLRSTVAWALASLADIQAGAFVLDPMCGLGTILLEAAKEWPDVYYVGTDVSEKQLLGASDNLRAAGLQDKVELLRASVTGLPWPSGSVDAVISDVPFGKKFRLGAGLGRVLREMQRVLRVGGTLVLLLSEDPQGCLSGWNKSSTTLSPGAGPADEHGPAMHSVARAETEPDTERTEVGVARKEPPPGGMVCGEGVARAEPLPGGMVSVEGVARAEPPPGGVVCGEEGSLILVEQFPVSLGKTEAFLCKYKKGPQLGPPLASGQCLAVGEDVLDRVRDPGPQVPLQA